In Musa acuminata AAA Group cultivar baxijiao chromosome BXJ2-3, Cavendish_Baxijiao_AAA, whole genome shotgun sequence, the following proteins share a genomic window:
- the LOC135608385 gene encoding uncharacterized membrane protein At1g16860-like, which translates to MSVRRTTHQLSSGMIVSGPPEPPKERAPAVGLRAAPYTGGDVRKSGELGKMFDIPPADPGAPSRPVSKSHSGPLARSAPSSGSGPVPRKTSGPLAQIPPTGLITSGPARSSGGQPELSPRPARKNKGEAYGGAVTAPEEEAFAFGVSRVWRWVLVGVFVAGLAAGAFVWVAVGRPEILIGVAALMAAVGVLAVWNWSMGRKEVERFWRCYPNTSIDSRNLPIGKFVKITGHVTCGSIPLESSYRNISRCIYTSTELYEYKHFTWGLKYAERYVADFYISDPDTGTRFLVRAGNGARVTCFVKPATVMEINKDNKELSPDFLSWLTEHNITSGSHIMRLKEGYIKEGNTASVMGILRKHENLIMIDPPEDIVSTGCQWRRFFFPMSVEGLILIGDERPDEVVYQV; encoded by the exons ATGTCGGTGCGAAGAACTACGCACCAATTGAGCAGCGGGATGATCGTGTCGGGGCCGCCGGAGCCGCCGAAGGAGCGGGCGCCGGCGGTGGGGTTGCGGGCGGCGCCCTACACCGGCGGAGACGTTCGCAAGTCCGGCGAGCTCGGTAAGATGTTCGACATCCCCCCCGCGGACCCGGGCGCCCCCTCGCGGCCTGTGTCCAAGTCCCACTCCGGGCCGCTCGCTCGGTCGGCCCCCTCCTCTGGCTCCGGCCCGGTTCCGAGGAAGACCTCCGGTCCGCTCGCCCAGATCCCGCCGACGGGACTCATCACATCCGGCCCCGCTCGGTCGTCCGGCGGGCAGCCGGAGCTGTCGCCCAGACCGGCGAGGAAGAATAAGGGCGAGGCGTATGGGGGGGCGGTGACGGCGCCGGAGGAGGAGGCGTTCGCGTTTGGGGTCTCGAGGGTGTGGAGGTGGGTTCTGGTGGGGGTCTTCGTGGCGGGGTTGGCGGCGGGGGCGTTCGTGTGGGTGGCGGTGGGGCGGCCGGAGATACTGATCGGGGTGGCGGCACTGATGGCTGCCGTGGGGGTTTTGGCGGTGTGGAATTGGTCGATGGGGAGGAAAGAGGTGGAAAGATTCTGGCGGTGCTACCCGAACACTTCGATCGATTCCAGAAATCTCCCAATTGGGAAATTTGTTAAAATCACTGGG CATGTCACTTGCGGAAGCATCCCTCTTGAATCATCTTATCGAAATATTTCCAGGTGCATATATACGTCGACCGAGCTATATGAGTATAAGCACTTCACATGGGGATTGAAATATGCTGAG AGGTATGTTGCagatttctatatatctgatccagATACTGGGACAAGGTTTCTTGTGAGAGCAGGAAATGGAGCCAGAGTTACTTGTTTTGTTAAACCTGCAACTGTCATGGAAATAAACAAGGATAATAAAGAGCTATCTCCTGACTTTCTAAGTTGGCTGACAGAGCACAATATTACCAGTGGTAGTCACATAATGCGCCTTAAAGAAGG GTATATCAAAGAGGGCAATACTGCAAGTGTGATGGGTATCCTCAGGAAGCATGAAAACCTAATCATGATCGATCCACCGGAAGATATCGTATCAACTGGTTGCCAATGGAGGAGATTTTTCTTTCCGATGTCTGTCGAGGGCCTCATCCTAATAGGAGATGAACGACCGGATGAGGTGGTATATCAGGTGTAA